From one Budorcas taxicolor isolate Tak-1 chromosome 21, Takin1.1, whole genome shotgun sequence genomic stretch:
- the TSPAN3 gene encoding tetraspanin-3 — MGQCGITSSKTVLVFLNLIFWGAAGILCYVGAYVFITYDDYDHFFEDVYTLIPAVVIIAVGALLFIIGLIGCCATIRESRCGLATFVIILLLVFVTEVVVVVLGYVYRAKVENEVDRSIQKVYKTYNGTNPDAASRAIDYVQRQLHCCGIHNYSDWENTDWFKETKNQSVPLSCCRETASSCNGSLAHPADLYAEGCEALVVKKLQEIMMHVIWAALAFAAIQLLGMLCACIVLCRRSRDPAYELLITGGAYA; from the exons GGAGCCGCTGGCATTTTATGCTATGTCGGAGCCTATGTCTTCATCACTTACGACGATTATGACCACTTCTTTGAAGATGTGTACACTCTCATCCCTGCTGTGGTGATCATAGCTGTTGGGGCCCTTCTTTTCATTATTGGGCTAATTGGTTGCTGTGCCACAATCCGGGAAAGCCGCTGTGGACTTGCCACG TTTGTCATCATCCTACTCTTGGTTTTTGTCACAGAAGTTGTTGTTGTGGTTTTGGGATATGTTTACAGAGCAAAG GTGGAAAATGAGGTTGATCGCAGCATTCAGAAGGTATATAAGACCTACAATGGAACCAACCCTGATGCTGCTAGCCGGGCCATTGACTATGTTCAGAGACAG CTGCACTGTTGTGGAATTCACAACTATTCAGACTGGGAAAATACAGACTGGTTCAAAGAAACCAAAAACCAGAGCGTCCCTCTTAGTTGTTGCAGAGAGACAGCCAGCAGCTGTAATGGCAGCCTGGCCCACCCCGCTGATCTCTATGCTGAG GGGTGTGAGGCTCTAGTTGTGAAGAAGCTACAAGAAATCATGATGCATGTTATCTGGGCAGCGTTGGCATTTGCAGCTATTCAG CTGCTGGGCATGCTGTGCGCCTGTATCGTGTTGTGCAGAAGGAGTAGAGATCCTGCTTATGAGCTCCTCATCACCGGCGGAGCCTATGCATAG